In a genomic window of Rhododendron vialii isolate Sample 1 chromosome 12a, ASM3025357v1:
- the LOC131311133 gene encoding ubiquitin-like modifier-activating enzyme 5 isoform X1, which produces MESELKEMLIDLDTLKRSLPDPSLLASIDKMQSRVEHLTDLAKCAPARRSKVKDMSAEVVDSNPYSRLMALQRMGIVENYERIREFSVAIVGIGGVGSVAAEMLTRCGIGRLLLYDYDKVELANMNRLFFRPEQVGMTKTDAAVQTLSDINPDVVLESYTLNITTLQGFETFTSSLKNNTFCPSKEGSGVDLVLSCVDNYEARMVVNQACNEMNQTWMESGVSEDAVSGHIQLLVPGETACFACAPPLVVASGVDERTLKREGVCAASLPTTMGVVAGLLVQNTLKYLLKFGQVSPYLGYNALKDYFPTMEMKPNPQCSNTACLDRQKEYILAKPARDAAAAKAKKDKVSVPECPVHDDNEWNISVVDDSEPITADASSSDTLPEGLVRELPTADEFQKPCDPQEMIDSVDDLDELRKQLEALNAD; this is translated from the exons ATGCAATCGCGAGTGGAGCATCTCACTGACCTTGCGAAGTGTGCACCTGCCCGGCGTTCAAAAGTTAAG GATATGAGTGCTGAGGTGGTGGATAGCAATCCTTACAGTAGGCTGATGGCACTTCAGAGGATGGGTATTGTGGAGAATTATGAAAGAATACGGGAATTCTCAGTTGCCATAGTT GGCATAGGAGGAGTTGGCAGTGTTGCAGCGGAGATGCTAACAAGGTGTGGGATAGGCCGTCTTTTACTGTATGATTATGACAAAGTGGAGTTGGCAAACATGAATAGGTTATTCTTTCGTCCAGAGCAG GTTGGTATGACGAAGACTGATGCTGCTGTTCAAACTCTTTCAGACATTAATCCAGATGTTGTGCTTGAG AGCTATACGCTGAACATTACAACACTGCAAGGCTTTGAAACTTTTACGTCAAGTCTTAAAAACAATACATTTTGCCCAAGTAAAGAAGGAAGTGGAGTGGATCTTGTATTAAGCTGCGTAGATAATTATGAAGCAAGGATGGTTGTAAATCAG GCTTGCAACGAAATGAACCAGACATGGATGGAGTCTG GGGTGTCTGAGGATGCTGTTTCAGGTCACATACAATTGCTAGTTCCTGGAGAAACTGCCTGTTTTGCATGTGCACCACCATTG GTTGTAGCATCTGGAGTAGATGAAAGGACGCTCAAGCGTGAAGGGGTCTGTGCTGCATCTTTACCTACGACAATG GGGGTTGTTGCTGGGCTTTTAGTTCAAAACACACTTAAGTACTTGCTAAAGTTTGGACAGGTTTCCCCCTACTTG GGATATAATGCGCTGAAAGACTACTTCCCAACTATGGAAATGAAGCCAAACCCTCAATGTTCAAACACAGCTTGTCTAGATCGACAG AAAGAATATATTCTTGCAAAGCCAGCCAGGGATGCTGCTGCAGCTAAAGCAAAGAAGGACAAAGTATCAGTACCAGAGTGCCCTGTTCATGATGATAATGAGTGGAATATAAG TGTTGTTGATGATAGTGAGCCCATTACAGCAGATGCCAGTAGTTCAG ATACACTGCCCGAGGGTCTCGTTCGCGAGCTCCCTACTGCAGATGAGTTTCAAAAGCCCTGTGATCCTCAAGAGATGATCGACTCTGTGGATGACCTTGATGAACTGCGGAAACAACTGGAAGCACTTAATGCTGATTGA
- the LOC131311133 gene encoding ubiquitin-like modifier-activating enzyme 5 isoform X2: MESELKEMLIDLDTLKRSLPDPSLLASIDKMQSRVEHLTDLAKCAPARRSKVKDMSAEVVDSNPYSRLMALQRMGIVENYERIREFSVAIVGIGGVGSVAAEMLTRCGIGRLLLYDYDKVELANMNRLFFRPEQVGMTKTDAAVQTLSDINPDVVLEACNEMNQTWMESGVSEDAVSGHIQLLVPGETACFACAPPLVVASGVDERTLKREGVCAASLPTTMGVVAGLLVQNTLKYLLKFGQVSPYLGYNALKDYFPTMEMKPNPQCSNTACLDRQKEYILAKPARDAAAAKAKKDKVSVPECPVHDDNEWNISVVDDSEPITADASSSDTLPEGLVRELPTADEFQKPCDPQEMIDSVDDLDELRKQLEALNAD, from the exons ATGCAATCGCGAGTGGAGCATCTCACTGACCTTGCGAAGTGTGCACCTGCCCGGCGTTCAAAAGTTAAG GATATGAGTGCTGAGGTGGTGGATAGCAATCCTTACAGTAGGCTGATGGCACTTCAGAGGATGGGTATTGTGGAGAATTATGAAAGAATACGGGAATTCTCAGTTGCCATAGTT GGCATAGGAGGAGTTGGCAGTGTTGCAGCGGAGATGCTAACAAGGTGTGGGATAGGCCGTCTTTTACTGTATGATTATGACAAAGTGGAGTTGGCAAACATGAATAGGTTATTCTTTCGTCCAGAGCAG GTTGGTATGACGAAGACTGATGCTGCTGTTCAAACTCTTTCAGACATTAATCCAGATGTTGTGCTTGAG GCTTGCAACGAAATGAACCAGACATGGATGGAGTCTG GGGTGTCTGAGGATGCTGTTTCAGGTCACATACAATTGCTAGTTCCTGGAGAAACTGCCTGTTTTGCATGTGCACCACCATTG GTTGTAGCATCTGGAGTAGATGAAAGGACGCTCAAGCGTGAAGGGGTCTGTGCTGCATCTTTACCTACGACAATG GGGGTTGTTGCTGGGCTTTTAGTTCAAAACACACTTAAGTACTTGCTAAAGTTTGGACAGGTTTCCCCCTACTTG GGATATAATGCGCTGAAAGACTACTTCCCAACTATGGAAATGAAGCCAAACCCTCAATGTTCAAACACAGCTTGTCTAGATCGACAG AAAGAATATATTCTTGCAAAGCCAGCCAGGGATGCTGCTGCAGCTAAAGCAAAGAAGGACAAAGTATCAGTACCAGAGTGCCCTGTTCATGATGATAATGAGTGGAATATAAG TGTTGTTGATGATAGTGAGCCCATTACAGCAGATGCCAGTAGTTCAG ATACACTGCCCGAGGGTCTCGTTCGCGAGCTCCCTACTGCAGATGAGTTTCAAAAGCCCTGTGATCCTCAAGAGATGATCGACTCTGTGGATGACCTTGATGAACTGCGGAAACAACTGGAAGCACTTAATGCTGATTGA